A genomic window from Leptospira broomii serovar Hurstbridge str. 5399 includes:
- a CDS encoding ABC transporter ATP-binding protein: protein MIDIRNLEVSYGKSKVVKDVSFRVEGGNILSIIGPNGSGKSSLIKSIIGLVKPSSGSIFFENVSRSAQTRAEGSIGYMPQSPSFPKNLTILELVDFFKKLEPFDEETFSEMYENLGLRSQEDKKIGSLSGGTKQKVNILQCFSSKKDIYLIDEPTASLDPYVSHILKELLRSKKKEGALLIFSTHILAEVEDVADRFLLLSDGSLLIDESPKEFLRKSGFESLQLSLMEFWNREYKNKR from the coding sequence ATGATAGATATAAGAAATTTAGAAGTTTCCTACGGCAAATCAAAGGTTGTAAAGGATGTCTCGTTTCGGGTTGAAGGAGGAAATATTCTATCCATCATAGGTCCGAACGGTTCGGGTAAAAGTTCGCTAATAAAAAGCATTATCGGCTTAGTAAAGCCTTCAAGCGGCTCGATTTTTTTTGAGAACGTTTCCCGATCGGCGCAAACGAGAGCGGAAGGCAGCATAGGTTATATGCCGCAAAGCCCAAGTTTTCCTAAAAATCTTACGATTCTAGAATTGGTCGATTTTTTTAAGAAATTGGAGCCCTTCGACGAAGAAACTTTTTCCGAAATGTATGAAAACTTGGGATTAAGGTCTCAGGAGGATAAGAAAATAGGATCTCTTTCCGGAGGAACAAAACAGAAAGTTAATATACTCCAATGTTTTTCTTCTAAAAAGGATATATATCTAATCGATGAACCGACTGCGAGTCTGGATCCTTACGTATCTCATATTTTGAAGGAACTCCTTAGGAGCAAAAAAAAGGAGGGGGCTCTACTCATTTTCTCCACTCATATTCTTGCGGAAGTCGAAGATGTAGCGGACCGATTTTTACTTTTATCGGACGGATCTCTTTTGATCGATGAATCTCCTAAAGAATTTCTTCGGAAAAGCGGATTCGAAAGTTTACAACTCTCGCTTATGGAATTTTGGAACAGGGAATATAAGAATAAACGATGA
- a CDS encoding MarR family winged helix-turn-helix transcriptional regulator yields MSQEIERHLKEVEDLRTLSASHFEILTFLLRKEKTNMSLIAKAIHRKKSTVTVLVNKLEDLGLIRKYSSDEDKRETNLELTERGRAVRVVAKRISSSIMSLKLWGLNPKESEQLFYLLEKTYTYLRDTKKL; encoded by the coding sequence ATGAGCCAGGAAATAGAACGACACCTTAAAGAAGTAGAGGACCTTCGCACGCTATCAGCGTCGCATTTTGAAATTCTAACTTTTTTATTGCGAAAAGAGAAAACGAATATGTCCCTGATAGCCAAGGCGATTCACAGAAAAAAATCGACGGTGACCGTCCTGGTCAATAAACTCGAAGACCTAGGCTTAATCAGAAAATATAGTTCCGATGAAGATAAGCGGGAAACGAATCTCGAACTGACCGAACGGGGACGGGCGGTCCGAGTCGTAGCCAAACGCATCAGTTCGAGTATAATGTCCTTAAAACTATGGGGTCTAAATCCTAAAGAATCGGAGCAACTATTTTATTTATTAGAAAAAACGTATACTTATCTCAGAGATACGAAAAAACTTTAA
- a CDS encoding ABC transporter permease subunit, translated as MKEILIFELKENIRSRWIFIFGFFLAICVSILNYFGDENGVRLIASLMNVVLLIVPLFTITFAGLSFMDSLPFAEVLFSKSVTRSEYFIGKYLGISASLSLGLLLGVGIPGFVSFYSDIHFVLLFLELICFGVILILIFVSLAFLLATFFKKGELIIAGALLIWLYFFIFFDSFIFVLSLYLGEYPIEIPALIIILLNPIDLVRITMVLQTKASVLLGFSGAFLLKTLGTLWVICLCICVLTAWIFWPLFFAYQRFMKKNF; from the coding sequence ATGAAAGAAATTCTAATTTTCGAACTAAAAGAAAATATTAGAAGCAGGTGGATTTTCATCTTCGGATTTTTTCTGGCGATTTGCGTCAGCATCTTGAATTATTTCGGCGATGAGAACGGAGTTAGGCTTATCGCAAGTTTAATGAACGTGGTTCTTCTAATCGTTCCTCTCTTTACGATTACTTTTGCAGGCTTGTCCTTTATGGATTCTCTTCCTTTTGCGGAAGTGCTATTTTCCAAATCGGTCACTAGATCGGAATATTTTATAGGGAAATACTTGGGAATTTCCGCCTCATTATCGCTCGGTTTATTATTAGGCGTGGGGATTCCCGGGTTCGTCTCGTTTTATTCCGATATTCATTTTGTTCTCCTTTTTTTGGAATTGATCTGCTTCGGTGTGATCTTGATTTTGATTTTCGTATCCTTAGCTTTTTTGCTAGCCACATTCTTTAAAAAAGGGGAATTAATTATCGCAGGCGCTCTCCTGATTTGGCTGTATTTCTTTATATTCTTCGATTCGTTTATTTTTGTTTTAAGTTTATATTTGGGAGAGTATCCGATAGAAATCCCCGCTTTAATCATAATATTATTAAACCCTATCGATTTGGTTAGAATTACGATGGTATTGCAGACGAAGGCGTCCGTTTTACTCGGTTTTTCCGGTGCCTTTTTATTGAAAACGTTAGGGACTCTATGGGTAATCTGCCTTTGTATTTGCGTCCTTACCGCCTGGATTTTTTGGCCGCTCTTCTTCGCTTATCAACGGTTTATGAAAAAGAATTTTTAG
- a CDS encoding enoyl-CoA hydratase/isomerase family protein: MESVRFIEEDGVGRITLNTDDKNSFTFEVFQKLDAALKSAMNSNLGVLVIGSDREGVFSQGLNLGELKKEEIRKDLVPFLDYFFGILQKIYFFPCPVLAEISGHAIGYGAMIGIASDFRFGLQNARIGLPEVKIGIRVPASVAKMFSNIVGIRETERHILLGVAYKGSEANEIGLLDEVFDDSAVLKDAVQKFAKKLSKNSRSATSSCKEAVRYLSKDLREMFEYDKRKTIESIQSVDAVEGIEAMINGRRPEFNKAIS, encoded by the coding sequence ATGGAATCGGTTCGATTTATAGAAGAAGATGGAGTCGGTAGAATTACCTTGAACACCGACGATAAAAATAGTTTTACTTTCGAAGTTTTTCAGAAGCTGGATGCTGCTTTGAAATCGGCGATGAACTCCAATTTGGGAGTTTTGGTGATCGGAAGCGATCGAGAAGGGGTTTTTTCTCAAGGCCTTAATTTGGGCGAATTAAAAAAAGAAGAGATCCGGAAAGACTTAGTCCCTTTCTTAGACTATTTTTTTGGAATATTACAAAAAATTTACTTCTTTCCTTGTCCTGTTTTGGCGGAAATAAGCGGACATGCTATAGGCTACGGGGCGATGATAGGTATAGCGAGCGACTTTAGATTCGGTTTACAGAATGCCAGAATCGGGCTGCCGGAAGTGAAAATAGGGATTCGGGTTCCAGCTTCGGTCGCCAAAATGTTTTCGAATATTGTCGGGATCCGAGAGACGGAACGCCATATTCTGCTTGGAGTCGCATATAAAGGGTCGGAAGCGAATGAAATCGGATTGCTTGACGAAGTCTTTGACGATTCCGCCGTATTAAAGGATGCAGTTCAAAAATTTGCGAAGAAGCTATCGAAAAATTCCCGATCGGCAACATCGTCATGCAAGGAAGCGGTTCGCTACTTATCCAAAGACTTACGGGAAATGTTCGAATACGATAAGAGGAAAACGATTGAAAGTATCCAAAGCGTGGACGCGGTTGAGGGAATTGAAGCTATGATTAACGGGCGGAGACCGGAATTCAATAAAGCGATCAGTTAA
- the dapB gene encoding 4-hydroxy-tetrahydrodipicolinate reductase — MTAKNRVAVIGASGRMGTAIIQVLSQSKVSELSAAVVSKGSVYLGLDSGLHSGLKPNQIPFTDDLNKAISASDIVIDFSIREVLSDVLESCINAGKPLVVGTTGLTEAHKHLLKEASSHIPIVYSPNMSIGVNLLFKLTEIAAKVLGDLSDIEIQDIHHRHKKDSPSGTAEKLKSILLETLGRNESNVVHGRHGILPERDPKEIGIHTMRAGEVIGDHTVYFFTPEERIEISHKAQDRKTFAVGSVKAAEFLAGRGKGLYDMFAVLGL; from the coding sequence TTGACGGCAAAAAATCGGGTCGCGGTTATCGGAGCTTCGGGAAGGATGGGAACTGCCATCATCCAAGTTCTATCTCAGTCGAAAGTTTCCGAACTTTCGGCAGCCGTGGTCAGTAAAGGATCCGTGTATCTCGGATTAGATTCAGGTTTGCATTCCGGACTGAAGCCGAATCAGATTCCGTTTACGGACGATCTAAACAAGGCGATCTCCGCTTCGGATATCGTCATCGATTTTTCCATCAGAGAAGTTCTCTCCGACGTGCTGGAAAGTTGCATTAATGCAGGAAAGCCGCTCGTTGTAGGTACGACGGGGTTAACCGAAGCGCATAAGCATCTTCTCAAGGAAGCTTCTTCGCATATTCCAATCGTATACTCACCAAATATGTCGATAGGAGTCAATCTACTCTTCAAACTAACGGAGATTGCGGCGAAAGTTTTGGGTGATCTCTCCGACATCGAAATTCAAGATATCCATCATCGCCATAAAAAGGATTCTCCTTCCGGGACCGCCGAAAAATTAAAATCCATTTTACTGGAAACCCTTGGTCGTAACGAATCCAATGTGGTACACGGTCGCCACGGAATTTTACCGGAAAGGGATCCCAAGGAAATCGGAATTCATACGATGCGTGCCGGCGAAGTGATCGGAGATCACACCGTATATTTTTTCACTCCAGAAGAGAGAATCGAAATTTCGCATAAAGCTCAGGATCGAAAAACTTTCGCGGTCGGTTCCGTTAAGGCTGCAGAGTTTTTGGCAGGAAGAGGGAAAGGACTTTACGATATGTTCGCCGTTTTAGGGCTATAG
- the dapA gene encoding 4-hydroxy-tetrahydrodipicolinate synthase, with protein sequence MFRGVYTAIITPFKNGKIDYDSYFSLLEKQIKGGVTGVVPCGTTGESPTLSHDEHEELIRETVRIVKKRIQVVAGTGSNSTREAISLTEEACTDGVDGILQVNPYYNKPTQEGMYLHFKEIADHSSVPIMLYNIPGRTSVNLLPETVLRLSEHPQIRSMKEATGDLGQMAKLISLVGNKMTVLSGDDNLTLPLLSVGGVGVVSVISNLFPASIVKLIDSFQKGDMQAAQKIHYDFLELFALAFTETNPIPIKAAMSWNGYCSSEIRLPLTPLTQNASAEKLKKTISDLIGKGYN encoded by the coding sequence ATGTTTCGAGGCGTTTATACAGCCATCATCACTCCTTTCAAGAACGGAAAAATCGACTATGACTCTTATTTTTCTCTCTTGGAAAAGCAGATAAAAGGCGGGGTTACCGGAGTCGTACCGTGCGGTACGACGGGTGAATCTCCGACTTTGTCCCACGATGAGCACGAAGAATTGATTCGGGAGACGGTCCGAATCGTAAAAAAAAGGATCCAAGTCGTCGCGGGCACGGGTTCCAATTCGACTCGGGAAGCAATATCGTTAACCGAAGAGGCTTGCACGGACGGCGTAGACGGAATTTTGCAGGTCAATCCTTATTATAATAAACCGACTCAGGAAGGGATGTATCTTCATTTCAAGGAAATCGCGGATCATTCTTCTGTTCCGATCATGTTATATAATATTCCGGGTAGGACGAGCGTAAATCTGCTGCCCGAGACCGTTCTTAGACTTTCGGAACATCCGCAAATTCGTTCCATGAAAGAAGCTACCGGAGATCTGGGTCAAATGGCAAAATTAATTTCCTTGGTCGGAAATAAAATGACCGTACTTTCGGGAGACGACAATCTAACTTTGCCTTTGTTGTCCGTCGGGGGAGTCGGGGTCGTTTCCGTGATATCGAATCTGTTTCCTGCGAGCATAGTGAAACTGATAGATTCGTTTCAAAAAGGAGATATGCAGGCGGCACAAAAGATTCATTACGATTTCTTGGAATTATTCGCGCTCGCGTTTACCGAAACGAATCCGATACCGATTAAGGCAGCTATGAGTTGGAACGGTTATTGTTCTTCGGAAATTCGTCTTCCTTTAACTCCTCTCACTCAAAATGCGTCAGCGGAAAAACTAAAAAAAACCATTTCCGACCTAATCGGAAAAGGTTATAACTAG
- a CDS encoding nitrous oxide reductase family maturation protein NosD, whose product MSFKIRRALKQNPAISAVVRSINGIIFFVLILFGNELFPKEITVCVDCAISSVRSAINKSRDGDSIIIKSGIYREGEIHVDKRISILGLPGAIIDGKKEKHVFEVTSNGVTIRGLKIIASGISDTAEYAGIHAQKIINCTFANNTFEDTAYAIYLAEVSHCQIKDNITQGNARNEVSGGNGVHLWNSKYVQIIGNRAEKHRDGIYLEFSSNLKIENNISKNNIRYGMHFMFSSDNDFRGNTFESNSAGVAVMYSKNILIENNTFRNNWGESSYGLLLKEISDSILVKNKFIENSTAIFADGCNRNFFTHNTIEENGWGVRILGSSDSNVFSKNDFRDNVFDISTNAKQTTNKFSQNYWDSYRGYDLDGDKIGDSPHRPIHFFGYWVAIYPFLMVLYESPVVTFLQGIENAFPIVTPIDFEDPKPTMKGNI is encoded by the coding sequence TTCAGCCGTCGTTAGAAGTATAAACGGAATTATTTTCTTTGTTTTGATTCTATTCGGAAATGAACTTTTTCCCAAGGAAATTACCGTCTGTGTCGATTGCGCCATTTCCTCGGTCCGGAGCGCCATCAATAAATCTCGGGATGGAGATTCGATAATTATAAAATCCGGGATATACAGAGAAGGTGAAATTCATGTTGATAAGAGAATTTCGATTCTCGGGCTACCGGGGGCCATAATCGACGGAAAAAAAGAGAAGCATGTTTTCGAAGTCACCTCGAACGGAGTAACAATTCGAGGATTGAAAATTATTGCGAGCGGCATTTCGGACACAGCGGAGTACGCCGGAATTCATGCCCAGAAGATCATTAACTGTACTTTTGCAAATAATACGTTCGAAGATACGGCTTATGCGATTTATTTAGCCGAGGTGAGTCATTGTCAAATAAAAGATAATATTACCCAGGGTAATGCGCGTAACGAGGTTTCGGGCGGAAACGGAGTTCATCTTTGGAATTCGAAGTACGTGCAAATTATAGGTAATCGGGCGGAAAAACATCGTGACGGGATTTACTTGGAATTCTCCTCCAACCTTAAGATAGAAAATAACATTTCTAAAAACAATATCAGATACGGAATGCATTTCATGTTTTCATCCGATAACGATTTTCGAGGAAACACTTTCGAGAGCAACTCTGCCGGCGTTGCGGTAATGTACAGCAAGAATATTCTGATCGAAAACAATACATTCAGAAATAATTGGGGGGAAAGTTCTTACGGCCTCCTGTTAAAGGAAATCTCCGATAGTATTTTGGTAAAAAATAAATTCATAGAAAACTCTACGGCTATCTTTGCAGACGGTTGTAATCGAAATTTTTTCACCCATAATACGATCGAAGAAAACGGTTGGGGTGTGCGTATTTTAGGAAGCAGCGATTCGAACGTTTTTTCTAAAAATGATTTTCGGGATAACGTGTTTGATATCAGCACTAATGCGAAGCAAACTACGAATAAATTTTCCCAGAATTACTGGGATAGCTATAGAGGTTACGATTTGGACGGCGATAAAATCGGGGATTCTCCGCATAGGCCGATTCATTTTTTCGGGTATTGGGTCGCGATTTACCCGTTCCTAATGGTCCTTTACGAATCTCCGGTCGTTACATTTTTGCAAGGAATTGAGAATGCATTTCCTATAGTAACACCGATCGATTTTGAAGACCCGAAACCGACCATGAAAGGAAACATATGA
- a CDS encoding MraY family glycosyltransferase, with product MLVSAELLTSYSATFLLSLGLCKLYIGSKRITISDIPNERSMHQAATKKSGGIWIFASFSFILGVFSYFGIAEFPWHWWTGILFFFLIGLGDDVKGLSPYLRFGAEFIFLAAWVSLAPFRISLFGYDLGVSPGGFGEVTLISLYLLFFINLCNFMDGLDTYLTTNLIFMAFATAIVTGSDLPFSYFLVFAALFGFLAWNLPKAKLFLGDSGSLFLGFALSALPFDVARSKAFEFSDLFFFAPVFFTDGLLTILVRLYKKENIFRAHRSHLYQLFAITTHNKGWVSLGFTLANIPALLIWAFAPKYWSVFLTIFLYSICYVYFRRELLLKKAI from the coding sequence ATGCTCGTTTCCGCAGAATTATTGACTTCCTACTCGGCGACGTTTCTTCTCTCGCTAGGACTCTGTAAACTTTATATCGGTTCTAAAAGAATCACGATTTCTGACATCCCGAACGAACGCAGTATGCACCAAGCCGCCACGAAGAAGTCCGGCGGGATTTGGATCTTCGCTTCATTCAGTTTCATTCTAGGAGTCTTTAGTTACTTTGGAATAGCGGAATTTCCCTGGCACTGGTGGACCGGAATTTTATTCTTTTTCTTAATCGGATTAGGCGACGATGTTAAGGGACTAAGTCCCTATCTTCGATTCGGAGCGGAATTTATTTTCTTGGCGGCCTGGGTAAGCCTCGCTCCGTTTCGAATCTCACTATTCGGTTATGATTTAGGGGTCTCTCCGGGCGGTTTCGGCGAGGTTACTTTAATCTCTCTCTATCTACTTTTCTTCATCAATCTATGTAATTTCATGGACGGGTTAGATACGTATCTAACTACAAATTTAATTTTCATGGCTTTCGCGACGGCGATAGTAACCGGTAGCGACCTTCCGTTTTCGTACTTTTTAGTTTTTGCCGCCTTGTTCGGTTTTCTAGCCTGGAATTTACCTAAGGCCAAACTATTCTTAGGCGATTCGGGTTCTTTATTTTTAGGATTTGCCTTAAGCGCCCTACCTTTCGACGTCGCAAGATCGAAAGCATTCGAATTTTCCGATCTTTTCTTTTTTGCTCCCGTTTTTTTTACCGACGGCCTATTAACGATCTTAGTTAGATTGTATAAAAAAGAGAATATTTTCCGAGCGCATCGCTCTCATTTATATCAGCTTTTTGCGATTACGACCCATAACAAAGGATGGGTATCGCTCGGGTTTACGCTCGCAAACATTCCTGCATTGCTAATCTGGGCTTTTGCTCCCAAATACTGGTCCGTATTTTTAACCATATTCCTATATTCAATCTGCTACGTTTATTTCAGAAGAGAACTGCTGCTTAAAAAAGCGATATAA
- the cdaA gene encoding diadenylate cyclase CdaA yields the protein MGFFKNITLFQNDRFGINVILDILIVSFLIYQFYATIRRTRGVQLLLGIGLIWLLGIFAQYAEFELLDWIIDNIRPALVFAIIVLLQPELRKITGDMARLKFFRPFLLKTVTDLDEIVEAAKIMAKNKTGSIIAIVREHSLKEIAEQAVQLDAILSSSLLLTIFKKNTALHDGAVIIEQNRIACAGAFLPMAQNLDDARMGARHRAALGIAEESDAVVVVTSEETGEISVCYDGEMIHPVKPIELKNLLNTILHEKKPNSDKKVEGDEREDLNA from the coding sequence ATGGGATTCTTTAAGAATATCACCCTTTTTCAAAATGATCGATTCGGAATCAATGTGATTCTCGATATACTGATCGTCAGTTTTTTAATATACCAATTTTATGCCACGATTCGTAGGACCAGAGGAGTCCAGCTTTTACTCGGAATAGGATTGATTTGGTTGCTTGGAATTTTTGCCCAGTACGCCGAATTCGAACTTTTAGATTGGATCATCGATAATATACGACCTGCTCTCGTCTTCGCGATCATCGTTCTTTTACAGCCGGAGCTCCGGAAAATTACGGGTGATATGGCGAGGCTGAAATTCTTTCGACCCTTCCTCCTTAAAACCGTAACCGATTTGGATGAAATCGTGGAAGCAGCCAAGATCATGGCAAAGAATAAGACAGGCTCCATCATTGCCATCGTTAGAGAGCATAGCCTCAAGGAGATCGCCGAGCAAGCCGTTCAATTGGATGCGATACTTTCTTCTAGTCTGTTACTCACGATCTTTAAAAAAAATACGGCTCTTCATGACGGAGCCGTGATCATCGAACAGAACCGGATCGCATGTGCGGGTGCCTTTTTGCCCATGGCTCAAAATTTGGACGATGCCAGGATGGGGGCTCGACATAGGGCCGCTCTCGGAATCGCCGAAGAATCGGATGCGGTAGTCGTAGTCACCTCGGAGGAGACGGGAGAAATTTCAGTTTGTTACGACGGGGAAATGATTCATCCGGTTAAGCCGATCGAGTTAAAGAATTTATTAAATACCATCCTTCACGAAAAAAAACCGAATTCCGATAAGAAAGTAGAAGGGGACGAAAGGGAGGATTTAAATGCTTAA
- a CDS encoding MFS transporter: MILLYYLSSILGLLAGNMYNYTAIILSQNVSDSDAFSGWVFFCVCIPLLFLSFPAGRLLDRYSRKWVLGIAQLSMAVGAGFAALSLELDWIAKGRPYLLLIPSVLSGIGLAFVMPGRFAILGDLVDHSKIGKHSVWLNTLVLFGYGLAPLAAGSLREFLPFKQVFLGIGCAYLISVILLAFLPLDSKGRNAQNQVTNVSQIFAYLKRSELVRQFLYLLGTVVMLVGPIQVLLPKYAKEVLGLSESARGALLTSLGIGLVLGGSATFFVHGIRKKGHILFGAAFIGSLLFAGLPFLSSSLLLTTFVLFVFGSLTGVIITIIPAGIQQHTENYIRGRILSIYSLVFLLTPAITGVLAGFFSDRIGISSTFVWAGLMELAALLYMSWRMGEIRRTF; encoded by the coding sequence GTGATTTTACTTTATTATTTATCTTCGATTCTCGGTCTTCTAGCCGGGAATATGTATAATTATACCGCTATTATTTTATCCCAGAACGTTTCGGATTCGGATGCTTTTTCCGGTTGGGTGTTTTTTTGCGTATGCATTCCCCTTTTGTTTTTAAGTTTTCCGGCCGGTCGCTTATTAGATCGCTATTCTAGAAAATGGGTACTAGGAATCGCTCAACTCTCGATGGCGGTCGGAGCGGGCTTTGCCGCCTTGTCTTTGGAGCTGGATTGGATCGCTAAAGGACGACCATATCTTCTTTTGATTCCTTCCGTTCTCTCCGGAATCGGGCTGGCGTTCGTGATGCCGGGAAGATTTGCGATTCTGGGAGATCTGGTAGATCATTCAAAGATCGGAAAACATAGCGTTTGGTTAAACACATTAGTATTATTCGGATACGGATTAGCACCATTAGCCGCAGGATCTTTGAGGGAATTCCTACCCTTCAAACAAGTTTTTTTAGGCATCGGATGCGCATATTTAATAAGCGTAATACTACTCGCGTTTCTTCCTTTGGACTCAAAGGGGAGGAATGCTCAAAATCAGGTAACGAATGTAAGTCAAATATTCGCCTACCTTAAGCGATCCGAGTTAGTTCGACAGTTCCTGTATTTACTCGGAACGGTGGTAATGCTCGTGGGGCCGATTCAAGTTCTTTTGCCTAAGTATGCCAAGGAAGTTTTGGGATTATCCGAATCTGCGAGAGGGGCGCTTCTTACTTCCTTAGGAATCGGTCTCGTTTTAGGAGGTTCTGCAACGTTCTTCGTACATGGAATTCGAAAGAAGGGGCATATCTTATTCGGCGCAGCCTTCATCGGTAGTCTTCTCTTTGCCGGACTTCCGTTTTTATCTTCGAGTCTGCTTTTAACGACCTTCGTTTTATTCGTATTCGGAAGTCTTACCGGAGTGATCATTACGATCATTCCCGCAGGAATTCAGCAACATACGGAGAACTATATACGCGGACGGATTCTATCCATTTATAGTCTGGTATTTCTCTTAACGCCGGCTATTACCGGAGTTCTTGCTGGTTTCTTTTCGGATCGAATCGGTATTTCGTCGACCTTCGTTTGGGCCGGTTTAATGGAACTTGCCGCGTTGTTATATATGAGCTGGCGGATGGGAGAAATTAGAAGAACATTCTAA